The genomic segment ACTTACAACCAGTTGTTAGGAAGTATATTTTAATAGATCCACTTGGATTAGTATATGGAACTTCTGCTCAAACAGGATTAAATAATTATATGGAGGCCGGATAATTCCAGTGGTCTACTGTATAAACCCATTTTGTTCGCAGCGCGAAAATCCAGAGAATGCTGACCATTGTTTAGCTTGTGGAAATCCTCTGCTGATAAACAGACGTATTCGTTTATTGCGTCCGTTACGCTCTTTAACTGAAGATCCATTAACCTATACAGATACTTTTGAAGTTGAGGATAGTGGCATAGAGCAGCACTCTCAACCTCAGTTAAGAGTAATGAAAGTATTAAAGTGGATTGACGATCCTAAAATGGTTGAGCTACTTGAGAGAGAATCAATTATATTGCAAACTATAGACCATCCAGGAGTACCTAAGTCTTATAAAGATGATTACTTCACTGTAAAAATTAATAATAATGGTTTAACAATGCATTGTTTGGTAATGCAGAGATTTGAAGGAGAAAATTTAGCTCATTGGATAAAAACTTATGAAAAGATTTCCCAGAATACAGCTTTAAATTGGTTATCACAATTAGTTAATATTCTCGACCTGGTACATCGGAATGAATATTTTCATAGAGATATCAAACCAGACAACATTATTCATCAACCGGATGGGAAGATAGCACTAGTTGATTTTGGTGGTGCAAGAGAGATTAGTAGAACATTCTTAGCGAAACTTAGTACTAATGGAGGAACAAGTACGGGAACTAGCATGGGTTATGAAATAACTGCTGTTCGTTCAGCTTATTATTCACCTTTAGAGCAAATTCATGGACAGGCTGTCCCACAGTCAGATTTCTATGCACTAGGTAGAACTTTTGTTCACCTAGTTACTGGCATTTCTTTAAATAAGATTAAAAGTGATGAGAAAACAGGAAAGCTGCTTTGGAGAGATAAAGCACTTCATATAGACAAATTGTTAGCTGATTTGATTGATGATTTAATAGCTCCTTTTCCAGGCCAACGCCCTCAAAATACTCAAATAATTTTGCAGAGGTTACAAAGACTCCCTCTACAAAGTAAAATTCAGAGAATAACTAGGTCTAAAACATTTAGAATTAGTGGAATAGTTGTTTCTTTAAGTTTAGGATTTTTGGTATTTTTAAAAATCATTCTACCAGGGATAGCTAATGGTTTTGTATCTGAAGGAGAGAAGTTAGAAATAGCGAATGATTTTCCAAGAGCGCAAAATATTTTTAATTTTGCTAGGATGATTCATCCTCCAGCGAGATTTTCTATATCAAAATTTTACTTAGAACAAGCTTCTCGTCATATTAATAACTTGCAATTGGCTAAAAAATATTATGAATTAGCAATAAAATATAACGAGCGCGACGTAGGTGCTTATAATAGTTTAGCTATAGTTTGTCGCCAGATGAGAGAAGTGAATTGTGCAATTAACAGCTATCAAAAGATATTACAATTCAAAGCAGATTGGGAAGGATATTATAGATTAGGGAGCTTCTATGATGATGAAGGGAAAGAAGAGTTAGCCCAAAAGCAATATGAAATAGCTATTAAACTTAACAAAAATGCAGTAGTTGCAATTAATAATTTATCTCGGTTAAAAAATCTAGAAAAGGACTACGAGCAAGCTGCTAAACTGGCGCTAGAGGGGTTAAGCAAAACCAAAGAACCCAAAACGCAAGCTACCCTATATAAAAACTTAGGATGGGCAAGATTAATGCAAAAAAACTATAGTGAGGCAGAGAAATATCTAGAAAAAGCGATTGATTTAGATAATGAAAGGATAGATGCTGTTTGCCTGCTATCTCAAGCGCAAGAGGCATTAGATAAAATTGAGGAAACTAAACTTTGGTGGGAAGTTTGTATGATTGCTAAATCTAATATACCAGAAGTATATATTTGGAGACAGCAGTTAGTGGATAAATTTATTAATAATTTCAAGTCTCCTAGATAAAGGATATATTTTAATATTAATTATTATTTTTTAGCCGTAGACAAATTCAATGCACATGTTATTTATGCTTACCAGAAAAAAAGTTTTTCAAGCTGGATTTGCACTGGTTACATCAACTGTACTTTTTTCAAACTCTAACACTGTATTAGGCCAGTCCCCTAGAACAGTAAAAAGTTTATGCAGCAAAAAGATTGGTCGAGTCTATATGGGAGATCGCTACTTCAAAGCAGGAACCCAACTTTGCCCAGGAGATGCCATCAACCCAGCCAATGGAGGCACGGTAAAAGTTTTGTGTTACTTGAATGGAGAATTTTTGGATTTTAAGCAGAAAACTATTTTTGATGACTCGATATGTGCAATACCACAAAATATTGTAGAGCTATGCACAGGAATTAATCCGAGTAGGTGTTATATCTCAAAAGGCCCTGATGAGGATAAAGAAGTACCAACACTAATTAGTCCCTATGGCAGTTCAATGTTGAGTACCAGACCTGTAATTTCTTGGTATGGTGTTCCAGGTGCTACTAGTTATACAGTGATTGTTAAGGGTTATGAGTTTTATTGGGAGAAGACAGTAGATAAAGCAATTACTAGCTTGCCATACCCACAAGAACAAAAGCAGTTGCAGTTTGGTAATACTTACAAGTTTACTGTTCTTGCAAACTCTGGCGATACTCCTATTAGTTCTTCCGAACCGTTAGTAGTTAGTGTCTTACCTCAAGACGAGCAAAACAGGATTGTACAACAGTTGAAGCAGATTAATGAATTAGAGTTGCCTCCAGATGAAGCTGCAATTTGGGATAAGGATGCTGTATATATGTCTAGAAGCCTTTTAAATGAAACAATTGAGACATTGAAAGCAAGAGCAACAGAGGGAAGTCAAAACCCTACTATTTACCGAGTACTAGCAGATAGATATCTAGAAGCATGGCTACCAAATGAAGCTCTTCGTGAGTATAAAAAAGCAGCCCAACTAGCAAAAAGTACTAATAACTTAGAAGAACTAGCTCGTGTAGAAGAAGGACTCAGAATAATAGATTTTTACAACCACCCACCAACTAGCACGAAGCCAGCCCAAAAATAGGGATGGGAGTATTGAGGATTAGATGACAAACTTAACTGTGCCTGACGTAGTGCCTCTGCTTTAGTCAAACCATTTTTCAAACCTTTATAGAATTCTTGCATGAGCAAAGCGGTAGAGTTTTCATCTGCTAACCATAAGCTAGCGATTACACTCTGTGCGCCTGCTTGTGCGGCTACTCCAGCGATTCCCAAGGTTGAGCGCTTATTACCTTTGGCTGTCTGACAGGCGCTTAAAACTAATAATTCAATAGGATTGGCATCGGTTTGAGTTTTACCCTTGAGCAAACTATTAAATTCTAAAATGTTAATTACTTTGTCGTATGCTAATAATACAGTTTGCTCGGAGTTAGAACTAAACTGTCCATGAGTGCTGATATGAACAATTGGGAAATTATTTTTGCTCAGTTGTTCCTGAAACTGTAAACTAGTAAAACTTTCGTCTAGTAGCACTCTTGAGGAAGTAGTTTGTTTTTTGACATCTTTGACTTCTGTCACTACTCCTGGTAGCGGTTTCAAACCTCTTGGAGCATTTCGGTCGTTGAAACTGGGACTTTCTTTACTGAGTCCAGCTATTAAAGCGGTAAATTCATTTTTAGATAAAGATAATGGTGGTTGAATTTTAGAACCTAAAGTTTCTGCAACACTGTATTGGTTTATCAAATAGTTATTCCCATCATAAAGCAAACCCATCGGCAGACTTTGAAAAGATGCATCTAAAGCAAATACTAGTGTTCCTGATGGGGGTAAATGTGTCTTAATAGGTGCAATTAGTAAATCATATAACTTTTGATAAGAGGATATAATTGATGACTTATTTCTAGAAAATAGTTTAGGAGATTGCAATATTTCTAGCAGATTATTAACCTGTCCTCTAATTAATTTAGCATCAACAGAGTTGTGGTGAAGGGAGCGGTCAGTGGATTGGATGATTACTTCTATTGTGTCGCCTAAATCAATAATGTGAATTATTGCAGCGGTGTTAGGTAGCTTCTGAAGGCTGCTTAAAGGCACAAGGTCAAGTTTGCCACATTTGAGAAAATTTTCTAACTGAGCTATTTGCAATTGTTCATTAGTCTTAATTACTAACTCTAGATTTGGGTTAGATGATGATAACAGTAATCGTATATATTCACGATAAACAGGTTCTACTTTCTCATAAAATGAAAACTGTAAATTCACGTTACTTGCTAAAAGATTATCTCGAATTTGTG from the Nostoc flagelliforme CCNUN1 genome contains:
- a CDS encoding protein kinase family protein, which produces MVYCINPFCSQRENPENADHCLACGNPLLINRRIRLLRPLRSLTEDPLTYTDTFEVEDSGIEQHSQPQLRVMKVLKWIDDPKMVELLERESIILQTIDHPGVPKSYKDDYFTVKINNNGLTMHCLVMQRFEGENLAHWIKTYEKISQNTALNWLSQLVNILDLVHRNEYFHRDIKPDNIIHQPDGKIALVDFGGAREISRTFLAKLSTNGGTSTGTSMGYEITAVRSAYYSPLEQIHGQAVPQSDFYALGRTFVHLVTGISLNKIKSDEKTGKLLWRDKALHIDKLLADLIDDLIAPFPGQRPQNTQIILQRLQRLPLQSKIQRITRSKTFRISGIVVSLSLGFLVFLKIILPGIANGFVSEGEKLEIANDFPRAQNIFNFARMIHPPARFSISKFYLEQASRHINNLQLAKKYYELAIKYNERDVGAYNSLAIVCRQMREVNCAINSYQKILQFKADWEGYYRLGSFYDDEGKEELAQKQYEIAIKLNKNAVVAINNLSRLKNLEKDYEQAAKLALEGLSKTKEPKTQATLYKNLGWARLMQKNYSEAEKYLEKAIDLDNERIDAVCLLSQAQEALDKIEETKLWWEVCMIAKSNIPEVYIWRQQLVDKFINNFKSPR
- a CDS encoding tetratricopeptide repeat protein — its product is MGDRYFKAGTQLCPGDAINPANGGTVKVLCYLNGEFLDFKQKTIFDDSICAIPQNIVELCTGINPSRCYISKGPDEDKEVPTLISPYGSSMLSTRPVISWYGVPGATSYTVIVKGYEFYWEKTVDKAITSLPYPQEQKQLQFGNTYKFTVLANSGDTPISSSEPLVVSVLPQDEQNRIVQQLKQINELELPPDEAAIWDKDAVYMSRSLLNETIETLKARATEGSQNPTIYRVLADRYLEAWLPNEALREYKKAAQLAKSTNNLEELARVEEGLRIIDFYNHPPTSTKPAQK
- a CDS encoding CHAT domain-containing protein, with product MIKYRCWSKYSVLGISIALVMSVSATTVAGSEETQHRKAQLLTQKGHELLNQGQADEAYDTWKEATKIYGQLHLTEGVTGNLTNQNLALQALGLYPRACKTVLQALKMDKWICDSQSNQSDELTAQKLQASIQKVEPTPVNLLALHNLGDALRLIGKLNESVMVLQSTLSLAQQATLTNDTSGIKLSLAASEHYIYQQVRNRYTWIEEPVFKKETVNFIQTQALKALNDYQSLIGTSSATIPIKLQAQLHRLSLLLDFEKWLTTESNLGNTQLTAIKTRINQQIRPSVEAILKNSFVFSELPPNQSVYIRIHFAKSLNEIPDEQLHSVALEYAQLALETAKLTNEQRLMSNAYGALGKLEKQQERSLRYLEEAMGLAQSIHAWDIAYEWQHELGLRYYKQGKYQQAQQAYAAAINNLTQIRDNLLASNVNLQFSFYEKVEPVYREYIRLLLSSSNPNLELVIKTNEQLQIAQLENFLKCGKLDLVPLSSLQKLPNTAAIIHIIDLGDTIEVIIQSTDRSLHHNSVDAKLIRGQVNNLLEILQSPKLFSRNKSSIISSYQKLYDLLIAPIKTHLPPSGTLVFALDASFQSLPMGLLYDGNNYLINQYSVAETLGSKIQPPLSLSKNEFTALIAGLSKESPSFNDRNAPRGLKPLPGVVTEVKDVKKQTTSSRVLLDESFTSLQFQEQLSKNNFPIVHISTHGQFSSNSEQTVLLAYDKVINILEFNSLLKGKTQTDANPIELLVLSACQTAKGNKRSTLGIAGVAAQAGAQSVIASLWLADENSTALLMQEFYKGLKNGLTKAEALRQAQLSLSSNPQYSHPYFWAGFVLVGGWL